In Roseofilum casamattae BLCC-M143, the following proteins share a genomic window:
- a CDS encoding CHAT domain-containing protein: MMRKLRRYWHYLSIAVATIGLTLSLQGAIAMTPTATSLSAQTPTALEQGRQLYQSGRFADAAAIWSEAAREYRDTGNESDRALTLSYLASAYQKLDRPGLAEEAIVESLALLESASDPQAILRAQALNTQANLFLYLGQMQKALDIWEEAENYYQDAGDFQGAIGSQLNQARVLYGLGYYGRAYTILQAIAQQTDRLDRSSLKIQTLHSLGDALHQNGFEEDARQVLEQGLVLAEQLNADSELSPILLSLGNIATDQNNTPDALYYFQQADRTAKNKKNRLDAQLNLLRMYAELGEQNETRRIAASLQQEMNALPPSRPKIYAAINFAHTLKTVEQLETIVSPPKVVKLLGDAVQDARSLNDPTAEAYALEELGTLYTNRGQGKAGKKLLEQSLSLGQAIQGNRIISQAAWTLGRVLQEEGKLSDAIAAYREAITALQALRGDLVAVDRELQFSFRESVEPVYRELVGLLLDNNPGQAELAEVRDLIENLQLAELDDFFEDACLEAEPQQIDEIDPDAALLYTIMLRDRLGILVSAAGQPIRYYSQPLPRQQVEEKVHAFLSTLHPVSDSTQQLQLSQQIYDWLIRPVEEDGALQGSKTLVFVLDDLLQRLPVGALHDGQEYLIEKYAVALSPGLQLLPTNQLQQQQIDAVVGGISESVSGFAALPEVEQEVQDISRTIAATQLLNQSFTRENLVQRLQREHPNVVHLATHGQFGSTQESTFLLLWDGQLNVRELSEMLRDRRRSDDTLELLVLSACDTAAGDDRAVLGLAGFAIKSGARSTIASLWPVRDRVAAQVMTQFYEELNEPGISKVEALRNAQLQLINDKSFDQPFFWASFVMVGNWL, from the coding sequence ATGATGAGAAAGTTACGACGTTATTGGCATTACCTCTCGATCGCAGTGGCGACCATTGGTCTAACGTTATCTTTACAAGGGGCGATCGCAATGACCCCCACTGCGACTTCCCTCTCTGCCCAAACTCCCACAGCTTTAGAACAAGGTCGTCAACTCTATCAGTCAGGTCGCTTTGCAGATGCTGCTGCAATCTGGTCTGAAGCAGCACGAGAATACCGGGATACAGGAAATGAAAGCGATCGCGCCTTAACGTTAAGTTATCTCGCCTCCGCTTATCAAAAACTAGATCGGCCGGGACTTGCCGAAGAAGCCATTGTCGAAAGTTTAGCCCTCTTAGAATCGGCCTCCGATCCGCAAGCCATTTTGCGGGCCCAAGCGCTCAATACCCAGGCAAATCTTTTTCTCTATCTGGGGCAAATGCAAAAGGCTTTAGATATTTGGGAGGAGGCAGAAAACTATTACCAAGATGCTGGAGACTTTCAAGGGGCGATCGGCAGCCAACTCAACCAGGCGCGAGTCTTGTATGGTTTGGGATATTACGGACGAGCCTACACTATCCTGCAGGCGATCGCCCAACAAACCGATCGACTCGATCGTTCATCGCTCAAAATTCAAACCCTCCATAGTTTGGGCGATGCCTTACACCAGAACGGATTTGAGGAAGATGCCCGTCAAGTGCTAGAACAAGGTTTGGTTCTGGCCGAACAGCTCAATGCAGACAGCGAACTGAGTCCAATTTTATTAAGTCTGGGGAATATTGCCACCGACCAGAACAATACCCCTGATGCCCTCTACTATTTCCAACAAGCCGATCGCACGGCAAAGAATAAGAAAAATCGCTTAGACGCGCAACTCAACTTGTTGCGGATGTATGCAGAACTCGGAGAACAGAATGAGACTCGGAGAATTGCGGCTTCTCTACAGCAGGAGATGAATGCCTTACCCCCTAGCCGTCCGAAAATCTACGCAGCCATCAATTTTGCCCATACTTTAAAAACAGTCGAGCAGCTAGAGACGATCGTATCGCCACCTAAAGTCGTCAAGCTTTTAGGGGATGCGGTGCAAGATGCCCGCAGCCTCAACGATCCGACAGCCGAAGCCTATGCTCTCGAAGAATTGGGCACGTTATATACCAACCGAGGACAAGGGAAAGCCGGAAAAAAACTACTCGAACAGTCTCTATCGTTAGGTCAAGCCATACAAGGCAACCGAATTATCTCGCAAGCTGCTTGGACGTTGGGTCGGGTGCTGCAAGAAGAAGGAAAGTTGAGTGACGCGATCGCAGCTTACCGAGAAGCCATTACCGCTTTACAAGCCTTGCGAGGTGACTTAGTGGCAGTTGACCGGGAGCTTCAATTCTCCTTTCGCGAGAGTGTCGAACCCGTTTACCGAGAGCTAGTAGGACTCTTGTTAGATAACAATCCCGGTCAAGCAGAATTAGCAGAAGTCCGCGACCTGATTGAGAACCTCCAATTGGCAGAACTCGATGACTTTTTTGAAGATGCTTGTTTAGAGGCCGAACCCCAACAAATTGATGAAATTGACCCCGATGCAGCTCTGTTGTATACAATCATGCTCCGCGATCGCCTGGGTATCCTGGTTTCTGCTGCGGGGCAACCCATCCGCTACTACAGTCAACCTCTCCCTCGCCAGCAAGTAGAAGAAAAAGTCCACGCCTTTCTCTCCACCCTGCACCCTGTCTCGGATAGTACCCAACAATTGCAGTTATCCCAACAGATCTATGATTGGTTGATTCGTCCCGTAGAAGAAGACGGCGCTTTGCAAGGTAGCAAAACTCTAGTGTTTGTCCTTGACGATCTTCTTCAGCGCCTGCCTGTTGGCGCTCTCCATGACGGACAAGAGTATCTGATTGAAAAATACGCAGTTGCCTTATCTCCTGGCTTGCAACTGCTACCAACCAACCAACTGCAACAACAACAGATCGATGCTGTTGTTGGTGGCATCAGCGAGTCTGTCTCGGGGTTTGCGGCTCTGCCTGAAGTCGAGCAAGAAGTCCAAGATATTTCTCGTACGATCGCGGCGACTCAATTACTCAACCAAAGCTTTACGCGAGAAAATTTAGTACAGAGACTGCAACGGGAACATCCCAATGTGGTTCACCTAGCGACTCACGGACAATTTGGTTCGACTCAAGAGAGTACCTTTTTACTCTTGTGGGACGGACAACTAAACGTGCGGGAATTATCGGAAATGCTCAGAGACCGCCGCCGGAGCGATGATACCCTAGAATTATTAGTTTTGAGTGCTTGCGATACTGCCGCTGGGGACGATCGCGCGGTTCTAGGTTTAGCCGGGTTTGCGATCAAATCTGGTGCCCGTTCTACCATTGCCAGCCTCTGGCCGGTTCGCGATCGCGTTGCCGCTCAAGTGATGACACAATTCTATGAAGAGTTGAACGAACCAGGTATTTCAAAAGTTGAAGCATTGCGCAATGCTCAGCTTCAACTTATAAACGATAAAAGCTTCGATCAACCCTTCTTCTGGGCCTCTTTTGTCATGGTTGGTAACTGGTTGTAA
- a CDS encoding class I adenylate-forming enzyme family protein encodes MNITEHLERDRKFFPQGIALRFEGQEFTYKHLDELVNRMANGLRSLGIEKGDRVALFLPNIPEFVIAYLGILKIGAVTVSLNVMLKQDEVLFILNDCEAKAMVTTEELRAEIPLDDLVHLEHILITEGNTEKDMSLSRLLARMSTSAKAISMQPQEPAAIIYTSGTTGFPKGATLSHGNVVSNMHSVKHNCHIQRNDKLLLYLPLFHCFGQNFILNGGLNAAATIVLQRRFEPEKLADILQNEGITMFFGVPTVFAKLLEMQLSPLALRTVRYFFSAAAVLPAELTKQWQQQYGQWVHEGYGLTETSPFSCYNHDLYYKLGSIGMPIENVEMQVVDDDGELLPPDEVGELVIRGPNVMLGYFNNPDETDKVLKDGWFHSGDLGYMDEDGYFYIVDRLKDMINKSGFKVYPAEVERVLYQHPDVVEAAVYGVPDPVKGEEVKAKVRLKAGRYLNAEALRAFCADRMAKYKVPNFIEFVESLPKNATGKILKRVLREEELALQKQ; translated from the coding sequence ATGAACATTACAGAACATTTAGAACGCGATCGTAAATTTTTTCCCCAGGGCATTGCCCTACGGTTTGAAGGACAAGAATTTACTTACAAACATTTGGATGAGTTGGTCAATCGCATGGCCAATGGACTGCGAAGTTTGGGCATAGAAAAAGGCGATCGCGTGGCATTGTTTTTGCCCAATATCCCGGAATTTGTCATTGCTTATCTGGGTATTCTCAAGATTGGCGCAGTCACAGTCTCGCTCAACGTAATGCTGAAACAAGATGAGGTGCTGTTTATCCTCAATGACTGTGAAGCAAAAGCAATGGTGACAACAGAAGAGTTGAGGGCAGAGATCCCCCTAGATGACCTCGTCCATCTCGAGCATATTCTAATTACAGAAGGCAACACAGAAAAAGATATGAGCTTGAGCCGTCTGCTCGCTCGCATGTCTACTAGTGCCAAAGCTATCTCCATGCAGCCTCAAGAACCAGCGGCGATTATCTATACATCGGGAACGACGGGATTCCCCAAAGGTGCAACCCTCTCCCACGGTAATGTGGTCTCCAATATGCACTCGGTGAAGCACAATTGTCACATTCAGCGGAACGATAAATTGTTGCTTTATTTACCACTTTTCCACTGTTTTGGGCAAAATTTCATCCTTAATGGAGGACTCAATGCAGCAGCTACGATTGTCTTACAGCGTCGCTTTGAGCCAGAGAAACTCGCAGACATCTTACAAAACGAAGGCATCACCATGTTCTTTGGCGTGCCAACCGTGTTTGCCAAACTGCTGGAAATGCAGTTATCTCCTTTAGCCTTGAGAACCGTTCGCTACTTCTTCAGTGCGGCTGCAGTTCTGCCAGCTGAACTGACGAAACAGTGGCAGCAACAGTACGGCCAATGGGTACATGAAGGCTATGGGTTAACTGAAACCTCACCATTCTCCTGTTATAACCACGATTTGTACTATAAATTGGGTTCCATTGGGATGCCCATTGAGAATGTAGAAATGCAGGTTGTCGATGACGACGGCGAGCTACTGCCCCCCGACGAAGTCGGAGAATTGGTGATTCGCGGCCCGAATGTGATGCTGGGGTATTTCAATAATCCCGATGAAACAGACAAAGTCTTAAAGGACGGATGGTTTCATTCTGGGGATTTAGGTTACATGGATGAGGATGGCTATTTCTATATTGTTGACCGCCTCAAAGACATGATTAATAAGTCTGGGTTCAAGGTTTATCCAGCAGAAGTGGAACGAGTTCTTTATCAACACCCAGATGTGGTTGAAGCAGCGGTGTATGGCGTCCCCGATCCAGTGAAAGGAGAGGAAGTGAAAGCGAAGGTGCGCTTAAAAGCCGGTCGTTATCTGAACGCCGAGGCATTGCGGGCGTTTTGCGCCGATCGCATGGCCAAGTATAAAGTGCCCAATTTCATTGAGTTTGTCGAGTCTCTGCCCAAGAATGCGACGGGCAAGATTCTCAAACGAGTCTTGCGAGAAGAAGAACTCGCGCTGCAGAAACAGTAG
- a CDS encoding DUF928 domain-containing protein, which translates to MKLKQYAIKAATWSMVTVGAISIALEAVQAVTFSPPSDNSAPTRSTGGASRSQFLPPSGNGAPTRSTGGASRSQFLPPSDNSAPSQSTGVAARSQFLPPSDNSAPSQSTGGASRSQFLPPSDNSAPSHAAGGASRIDGQTSSEEPSIVALLPENFYGTTLSSHPTILVYVPESSGGEAIFSLKDPDGEILHTTSISVSGKAGIVTIELPEEAPGLEAGRMYQWYFALKLDGQLSPKTPFVDGLVKRITPSAELARSLEGKTPLQQSAILATNGVWYDSASLLAALQVIDPLNPQLVAEWTELLDSVNLSQLTNASLVPTAD; encoded by the coding sequence ATGAAACTTAAGCAGTACGCGATAAAAGCAGCAACCTGGTCTATGGTTACGGTCGGCGCGATCTCGATAGCACTAGAAGCGGTTCAAGCAGTTACGTTTAGCCCTCCTTCAGACAATAGCGCGCCGACTCGCTCGACAGGAGGAGCCTCAAGAAGCCAGTTCTTACCTCCTTCAGGAAATGGCGCGCCGACTCGCTCGACAGGAGGAGCCTCAAGAAGCCAGTTCTTGCCTCCTTCAGATAATAGCGCCCCGAGTCAATCGACAGGAGTAGCTGCCAGGAGCCAGTTCTTACCTCCTTCAGATAATAGTGCCCCGAGTCAATCGACAGGAGGAGCCTCAAGAAGCCAGTTCTTGCCTCCTTCAGATAATAGCGCCCCGAGTCATGCAGCCGGAGGAGCCTCCCGCATTGATGGGCAGACTTCTTCTGAAGAACCAAGCATAGTGGCCTTGTTACCCGAGAATTTCTACGGTACAACCCTATCAAGCCACCCAACGATTTTGGTCTACGTGCCTGAATCGTCAGGAGGTGAAGCCATATTTTCTCTCAAAGACCCGGACGGAGAGATACTCCATACTACATCCATTTCAGTCTCTGGAAAAGCTGGTATTGTGACAATCGAGCTTCCGGAAGAAGCTCCCGGATTGGAAGCCGGCCGGATGTATCAATGGTATTTTGCCCTGAAGTTGGACGGACAATTGTCTCCCAAAACGCCGTTTGTTGATGGTTTGGTGAAGAGAATTACTCCCAGTGCCGAATTAGCACGATCGCTAGAGGGAAAAACCCCCTTGCAACAGTCCGCAATTCTAGCAACAAATGGAGTATGGTACGACTCTGCTTCCCTCCTTGCCGCTTTGCAAGTCATCGATCCGCTGAATCCGCAATTGGTGGCAGAATGGACGGAGTTGTTAGACTCAGTGAACTTATCGCAACTAACCAACGCCTCTCTAGTTCCAACAGCTGACTAG
- the plsY gene encoding glycerol-3-phosphate 1-O-acyltransferase PlsY, with translation MEWAIAIGLLVFAYLLGSIPTGYWLGKTLQDIDIREFGSGSTGATNALRTLGKGPALVVLAIDILKGAAPVLLMKTVYYYQGLLSLQRWESLLVVLTGFLALFGHSLSIWLILNQPEGKSLSKGGKSAATSLGVLLALYWPVGLLTFAVFGSVIGIVRIVSVGSMTAAIAVSALMIVFHQPIAYQGFAIVGGLYVILRHRSNIERLLAGEEPKIGQTVTPVSE, from the coding sequence ATGGAATGGGCGATCGCGATCGGTTTGTTAGTTTTTGCGTATTTACTCGGTTCGATTCCCACCGGATATTGGTTGGGTAAGACCTTGCAAGACATTGATATTCGCGAATTTGGTTCCGGTTCGACGGGAGCAACCAATGCGTTGCGCACCTTGGGTAAAGGGCCGGCACTGGTGGTGCTCGCGATCGATATTCTCAAGGGAGCAGCTCCGGTATTGCTGATGAAGACAGTTTATTACTATCAGGGATTACTATCGTTGCAGCGATGGGAATCCTTACTGGTGGTTTTGACCGGGTTTTTAGCTTTATTCGGCCATAGTTTATCCATTTGGTTAATCTTGAATCAACCAGAGGGTAAATCTCTGAGTAAAGGCGGTAAATCTGCGGCGACAAGTTTGGGAGTCTTGCTGGCGCTCTACTGGCCGGTTGGACTGTTAACCTTTGCCGTATTTGGTAGCGTTATTGGTATCGTGCGAATTGTCTCGGTGGGTTCGATGACAGCAGCGATCGCTGTTTCGGCTCTAATGATTGTCTTCCATCAGCCCATCGCTTATCAAGGGTTTGCGATCGTCGGCGGACTCTATGTCATTTTGCGCCATCGCAGCAATATCGAGCGGTTATTAGCTGGAGAAGAACCCAAAATTGGGCAAACAGTAACTCCGGTTTCCGAGTAG
- a CDS encoding CHASE2 domain-containing protein encodes MLPRFRVSIRPYLALIIIASSVSASAIAVNFLGLFNLLEWGIRDLFFRLRPQEPQDERIVIITIDEDDIKFAGNWPIPDRVLARAIEKISDRQPAAIGLDIYRNIPEEPGYAELQEIFSTTPNLIGVEKIIGDRVEPSPILQSLNRVALADLVVDGDGNIRRALLSTTDDENDGVIKSGLATNIATEYLKQQGITLETIDAEQLKFQLGKATFTPLQHREAGYSEQALGGYQILLNWRGATSMFPTISLQEAIEGKIPPHLIRDRIVLIGSTAPSTNDFFATPYSSNWLENKEPTPGVVVHANIVSQIVGSALEGRSPIRGWTGSMQALWIGLWSSLGSAGLWLAIAWGEQSKCTLPGGNVLWSAMAGTTALFGGAYIAFLFGILVPMIPPLFAFWLSAIITTNTYKQQKLAIANEQLSIANQHLSDYSKNLEAKVEERTQQLAEAKEAADVANQAKSEFLANMSHELRTPLNGILGYAQILKRSSTMESSSQKGISIIQQSGEHLLNLINEILDLSKIEARKLDLFPEPTHFPTLLLGVTEICKIKAAEKDLLFQSEFADNLPDRVVVDDKRLRQILLNLLNNSIKFTDCGSVTLSVQRQPENKSDLNATIRFEIIDTGTGITPEQIDKIFQPFEQVGKAKKQAKGTGLGLSISQQLVQMMGSQLQVKSVFGEGSTFFFELDIPVGGAEDIVLTSQPSVDRIIGYTNRKPVTVLVVDDRFDNQDIFKKLLEPLGFKVFDSCNGEMALQQSAYLHPDVAIVNLIMPIEQGWETISQLRQNPKFQDTVIIATSANVYESHRDRAMKLGSNAFLPQPIQFSQLLEQLQHHLQLEWVYTTPKDESEEGEMVFPSSEELENILKGAKIGDIASIEEEVKHLMARQPKYKVFAEKVLTLTEEFDDSGIVQLIKSRESET; translated from the coding sequence ATGCTGCCAAGATTCCGAGTATCAATCAGACCTTACCTTGCCTTAATTATTATTGCTTCTAGCGTATCAGCCAGTGCGATCGCGGTTAATTTCTTGGGGCTGTTCAATCTCTTGGAATGGGGGATACGCGATCTATTTTTTCGCTTGCGGCCGCAAGAGCCTCAAGACGAAAGAATTGTGATTATCACTATTGATGAAGACGATATTAAATTTGCGGGTAACTGGCCGATTCCCGATCGCGTTTTAGCCCGAGCCATCGAAAAAATTAGCGATCGCCAACCAGCGGCCATCGGATTGGATATCTATCGGAATATTCCGGAAGAACCGGGATATGCAGAACTTCAGGAAATCTTTAGCACGACTCCCAACCTGATCGGAGTCGAAAAAATTATTGGAGATCGCGTCGAACCTTCTCCGATTTTACAAAGTCTCAATCGCGTTGCCCTCGCCGATCTAGTGGTAGATGGGGATGGAAATATTCGCCGTGCATTGCTCTCGACCACCGATGATGAAAACGACGGAGTCATTAAAAGTGGATTGGCAACTAATATTGCAACTGAATATCTGAAGCAACAGGGCATTACCTTAGAAACGATCGATGCCGAACAGCTCAAATTCCAACTTGGCAAAGCGACCTTTACTCCCCTACAACATCGAGAGGCTGGCTATTCCGAACAAGCCTTGGGTGGCTACCAGATTTTACTCAATTGGCGCGGGGCAACATCTATGTTTCCGACGATCTCCTTACAGGAGGCAATCGAGGGCAAGATTCCACCTCACTTAATCCGCGATCGCATTGTTCTCATTGGTTCCACCGCTCCGAGTACCAATGATTTCTTCGCCACTCCTTATAGCAGCAATTGGCTGGAGAACAAAGAACCGACACCTGGCGTCGTCGTCCATGCCAATATCGTCAGTCAGATCGTAGGCAGTGCTTTGGAAGGTCGTTCTCCAATCCGAGGGTGGACGGGGAGTATGCAAGCCCTGTGGATAGGACTTTGGTCGTCTTTAGGAAGTGCTGGACTGTGGTTAGCCATTGCTTGGGGCGAACAATCAAAGTGTACTCTTCCTGGAGGGAACGTGTTGTGGAGCGCGATGGCGGGCACTACAGCCTTGTTCGGCGGAGCCTATATTGCATTCTTGTTCGGCATCCTCGTACCCATGATTCCGCCTCTATTCGCTTTTTGGCTCAGCGCAATTATCACGACTAATACCTATAAACAGCAAAAATTGGCGATCGCCAACGAACAACTCTCTATTGCGAATCAACACCTCTCGGACTACTCAAAAAACTTAGAAGCCAAAGTAGAGGAACGAACCCAACAACTAGCCGAGGCTAAAGAAGCTGCTGATGTTGCCAACCAAGCTAAAAGCGAATTCCTCGCCAATATGAGTCACGAGTTGCGAACTCCGCTCAATGGGATCTTGGGTTATGCCCAAATTCTCAAACGCTCGAGTACCATGGAATCTTCAAGCCAAAAAGGTATCTCTATCATACAACAAAGTGGAGAACACTTGCTGAATTTAATTAATGAGATTCTCGACCTTTCCAAAATTGAAGCGCGAAAACTCGATCTTTTTCCCGAACCGACTCATTTTCCCACTCTACTCTTAGGCGTTACCGAAATTTGTAAGATCAAAGCTGCAGAAAAAGATTTACTATTTCAATCGGAATTTGCCGACAATCTCCCCGATCGAGTGGTAGTTGATGACAAGCGATTGCGCCAGATTTTGCTCAATCTCCTCAATAACTCCATTAAATTTACAGACTGCGGTTCCGTTACGTTGTCCGTCCAAAGGCAACCGGAAAATAAGTCAGATTTAAACGCAACCATCCGCTTTGAAATTATCGATACAGGTACGGGGATAACGCCGGAACAAATAGACAAAATTTTCCAACCTTTCGAGCAAGTTGGAAAAGCAAAGAAACAGGCAAAAGGAACGGGATTAGGACTATCTATTTCGCAACAACTCGTGCAGATGATGGGGTCTCAATTGCAAGTAAAATCCGTATTTGGAGAAGGCAGCACGTTCTTCTTTGAACTGGATATCCCAGTCGGTGGCGCAGAAGACATTGTCCTCACTTCTCAACCCTCAGTCGATCGGATTATCGGCTATACTAATCGCAAACCGGTGACTGTTCTAGTGGTTGACGATCGTTTTGACAACCAGGATATTTTTAAGAAATTACTCGAACCTTTAGGATTTAAAGTCTTCGATAGCTGCAACGGGGAAATGGCTCTCCAGCAATCCGCTTATTTACATCCGGATGTAGCGATCGTCAACTTAATTATGCCGATCGAGCAAGGATGGGAAACCATTTCCCAGTTGCGCCAAAACCCAAAGTTTCAAGATACAGTCATTATCGCTACTTCTGCTAATGTGTATGAGAGCCATCGCGATCGCGCCATGAAACTCGGCAGTAATGCCTTTCTCCCTCAGCCGATTCAATTCTCCCAGTTATTGGAACAATTACAGCATCATCTCCAACTCGAATGGGTCTATACAACACCGAAAGATGAATCCGAAGAGGGGGAAATGGTATTTCCTTCTTCAGAGGAATTAGAAAACATTTTGAAAGGAGCCAAGATTGGTGATATCGCAAGCATAGAAGAAGAAGTCAAGCACTTAATGGCACGACAGCCAAAATATAAAGTATTTGCTGAAAAAGTTCTGACTCTAACTGAGGAGTTTGATGATAGCGGTATTGTACAATTGATTAAGTCGAGAGAGTCGGAAACATGA
- a CDS encoding HAL/PAL/TAL family ammonia-lyase: MRQDFPALISGNSKSWREKGDLPSIGKQQKKEGKGVVRETSQLSRERSQSKPSYRDGTVIVGDENLTIDRLAQAARQKTLVALTNTPEVLENVKASCSYIEDAVAQNKAIYGVTTGFGGMGDVTISAKEAAELQNNLIWFLKSGAGKQLPFPDVRAAMLLRMNSHLKGASGIRLKLIERMQTFLNQGVTPHVYEYGSIGASGDLVPLARITGALIGADDSFTVDFQGQSMPAPEALNKLGLEPLTLHPKEGLAMTNGTSVMTAIAALCVYDAQQMLKLAMGTHALFVQGLAGTNQSFHPFIHNLKPHSGQKWAATTMIDLLKDSVLSRDELQERQHLEGQHLIQDRYSLRCLPQYLGPIVDGLREIGEQIEVEMNSVTDNPLIDVENQANYHGGNFLGQYVGVGMDRLRYYLGLLAKHLDTQIALLVAPEFNNGLPPSLVGNTKQKVNMGLKGLQITGNSLMPLLTFFGNSIADRYPTHAEQFNQNINSQGFASANLARQSIAISHQYMAVTLMFAVQGVDLRTYQIVGHYDARQCLSPATEKLYSAVRAVVGKPPSTRRPYIWNDGEQSLDQHIACIAADLAEGGLIMQAIEEMDIALV, from the coding sequence ATGAGACAGGATTTCCCAGCATTAATATCTGGAAACTCTAAAAGTTGGCGAGAAAAAGGAGATCTACCTTCGATCGGCAAGCAGCAAAAAAAAGAAGGGAAGGGTGTAGTACGGGAGACTTCACAATTATCGAGAGAGCGATCGCAATCGAAACCCAGCTATAGAGATGGAACCGTAATTGTTGGCGATGAAAACCTTACCATCGATCGATTAGCTCAAGCTGCTCGACAGAAGACTCTCGTGGCATTGACGAATACACCAGAGGTTTTAGAAAACGTTAAAGCATCCTGTAGTTATATAGAAGATGCAGTTGCCCAGAATAAGGCCATTTATGGAGTCACTACTGGATTTGGTGGTATGGGAGATGTGACTATCTCTGCCAAAGAAGCAGCCGAACTCCAAAATAATTTGATTTGGTTTCTCAAGTCAGGCGCTGGAAAACAATTACCTTTTCCAGACGTGCGAGCAGCAATGCTGTTACGGATGAACTCGCACCTCAAAGGTGCATCGGGGATTCGGCTTAAACTAATCGAACGGATGCAAACCTTTCTCAATCAAGGTGTTACGCCTCACGTCTACGAATACGGCTCAATCGGAGCCAGTGGCGATTTAGTTCCCTTGGCTAGAATTACAGGAGCATTAATTGGTGCGGATGATTCGTTTACAGTGGACTTTCAAGGGCAATCGATGCCTGCTCCTGAAGCCTTGAACAAACTAGGGTTGGAACCGTTAACCTTGCATCCCAAAGAGGGGTTGGCGATGACGAATGGTACGTCAGTGATGACAGCGATCGCCGCTCTGTGCGTTTACGACGCCCAACAAATGTTGAAATTAGCCATGGGCACTCATGCCCTCTTTGTCCAAGGATTAGCCGGAACCAATCAATCGTTTCATCCCTTTATTCACAACTTAAAACCCCATTCCGGTCAAAAGTGGGCTGCTACCACGATGATCGATCTCCTCAAAGACTCCGTATTATCGCGAGACGAACTGCAAGAGCGGCAACACCTGGAAGGGCAGCATTTAATCCAAGACCGCTATTCTTTGCGCTGTCTGCCTCAGTACCTCGGCCCCATCGTGGATGGACTCAGGGAGATTGGGGAGCAAATTGAAGTGGAAATGAATTCCGTGACCGACAATCCCTTAATTGATGTCGAGAATCAAGCCAATTACCACGGCGGCAACTTTCTCGGTCAGTATGTCGGTGTCGGCATGGATCGACTGCGCTACTATCTGGGACTCTTAGCCAAACACCTGGATACGCAGATTGCTCTTCTGGTTGCCCCAGAATTTAATAATGGCCTGCCCCCTTCCTTAGTTGGCAATACCAAACAGAAGGTGAATATGGGTTTAAAAGGATTGCAAATTACCGGAAATTCTCTGATGCCTCTGTTGACCTTTTTCGGTAATTCCATTGCAGACCGATATCCCACCCATGCCGAACAGTTTAATCAAAATATTAACTCTCAAGGGTTTGCCTCTGCCAACTTAGCACGGCAATCGATCGCCATTAGCCATCAGTATATGGCAGTGACTCTCATGTTTGCCGTGCAAGGAGTCGATCTACGCACTTATCAAATTGTCGGTCATTATGATGCCAGACAATGTCTTTCTCCGGCAACAGAAAAGCTTTACAGTGCTGTCCGAGCTGTCGTGGGTAAGCCCCCTTCGACTAGACGACCGTACATCTGGAATGACGGCGAACAATCCCTCGACCAGCATATAGCCTGTATCGCCGCCGATCTGGCAGAAGGCGGTCTCATTATGCAAGCGATTGAAGAGATGGACATAGCTCTGGTTTAG